One Pseudorasbora parva isolate DD20220531a chromosome 8, ASM2467924v1, whole genome shotgun sequence DNA window includes the following coding sequences:
- the tbx4 gene encoding T-box transcription factor TBX4: protein MLQEKASAVADEGTTVAQLGGRPELASDSSHLGLPTTPSIPQNNDPDQNIENIKVVLHDRELWKKFHEAGTEMIITKAGRRMFPGYKVKVTGMNPKTKYILLTDIIPADDHRYKFCDNKWMVAGKAEPAMPGRLYVHPDSPATGAHWMRQLVSFQKLKLTNNHLDPFGHIILNSMHKYQPRLHIVKADENNAFGSKNTAYCTHVFHETAFISVTSYQNHKITQLKIENNPFAKGFRGSDEGDLRVSRLQGKDYPVISKNMVRQRLISSHGHLSGKLGTGVLSSHPQMVSHYQYDSGVTLPNSDSQEALSNSFPSSRESSLLYHCFKHRDNTRHLDLGCKRPYLDTTASAVSEEHYFRSPPSYDPPLLSHPYCSEALGSREACMYGGMEGEAGGTMGTDDLPAPSLNCNMWASVQPYPRYGMQTVESMQYQPFTAHFNSTASPVPHHSSSMQRSHPAPPDLVTFTTQRVLPPTASSASSSPSPRDRAHSSVFHRKPGSPLRSQRDFTGYPNHSPTSTREPAYQYQTGLSSVGPHWTDS, encoded by the exons ATGCTACAGGAGAAGGCCTCAGCTGTGGCTGATGAAGGTACGACCGTGGCCCAGCTGGGTGGGCGTCCTGAGCTTGCCAGTGATTCCTCACATTTGGGTCTGCCTACAACTCCCAGCATTCCCCAGAACAATGATCCTGATCAG AACATTGAAAACATCAAAGTGGTTCTTCACGACAGGGAACTGTGGAAGAAGTTCCACGAAGCCGGAACCGAGATGATCATCACCAAAGCAGGCAG GCGGATGTTCCCCGGCTACAAAGTTAAAGTCACAGGAATGAATCCAAAGACCAAATACATCCTATTAACTGACATCATTCCAGCAGATGACCATCGGTACAAGTTCTGTGACAACAAGTG GATGGTGGCAGGAAAAGCAGAGCCTGCCATGCCTGGAAGACTCTACGTCCACCCAGACTCTCCTGCAACAGGGGCCCATTGGATGAGACAGCTGGTCTCCTTTCAAAAGTTGAAGCTCACAAACAACCACCTTGATCCTTTTGGGCAT atcatcttaaactcaatgcACAAATACCAGCCCAGATTACACATTGTGAAAGCCGACGAGAACAACGCCTTTGGCTCTAAGAACACAGCATACTGTACTCATGTCTTCCATGAGACAGCTTTCATCTCTGTTACATCCTATCAGAACCATAAG ATCACCCAGTTAAAAATTGAGAACAATCCTTTTGCCAAAGGTTTCCGTGGCAGCGACGAGGGTGATTTGCGTGTGTCCAGACTTCAAGG GAAAGATTACCCTGTGATTTCTAAGAACATGGTCCGGCAGCGGCTTATCTCATCACATGGCCATCTGTCAGGAAAACTGGGTACAGGTGTGCTGAGTAGCCACCCACAGATGGTTTCTCACTATCAGTATGACAGTGGCGTCACCCTGCCTAATTCTGATTCCCAGGAAGCGCTCTCCAACTCCTTCCCATCTAGCAGGGAATCTAGCCTTCTTTACCACTGCTTCAAGCACAGAG ATAACACAAGGCATCTGGACCTGGGATGCAAACGACCCTATCTTGACACAACAGCCTCTGCGGTTTCTGAGGAGCACTACTTCCGCTCTCCTCCTTCCTACGATCCACCTCTGCTGTCCCATCCATACTGCAGTGAGGCTTTAGGTTCTAGAGAGGCATGCATGTATGGGGGAATGGAAGGAGAGGCAGGGGGCACAATGGGTACCGATGACCTCCCGGCCCCGTCACTGAACTGCAATATGTGGGCGTCAGTGCAGCCGTATCCTCGCTACGGCATGCAAACGGTGGAGTCTATGCAATACCAGCCCTTCACTGCCCACTTCAACAGCACAGCTTCCCCGGTTCCCCACCACTCATCATCTATGCAGCGTTCACATCCAGCTCCTCCTGACCTAGTCACGTTTACCACACAGCGGGTGTTGCCACCGACGGCATCTTCAGCatcctcctccccctccccccgTGACAGAGCACATTCCTCGGTGTTTCATAGGAAGCCTGGGTCGCCATTACGCTCACAAAGGGATTTCACAGGCTATCCAAACCATAGCCCTACTTCAACACGAGAACCAGCCTATCAGTACCAAACCGGGCTGAGCAGTGTTGGGCCTCACTGGACTGACAGTTAA